The genomic window TTAACAATATATTTATACTATGTACTTATCTTACGATGTCCACCAGTTAAGCTGTTTCTAATAACAGTGTAACATTAGAAACAAAGTTATTAAcgattataaatatttattatatctTTAGCTTTTTGGATCTTCTGGTGAATCTCTCTCAGTCCACAGTCGTGACAATAGGAATGTGTTTCTACTCTGTTTACTTATTTTATCAGTCTTCTGTTAATTATTTTGAGTTTGTGTTCACCGGGTCTTCCACCTCGTGCTATTAAACATTAACCCACCAGTGGAGCTTGGAAGAGATAAAACTCTGAGCAACCACATATTTTCAGACCATTTACTAACCAAGTTTATTCAACGGCAATTAATTGGCTACTTAAGCTTCGAAACATATACAGGCAGCACGACATTCTCTCGTAATACACTACAAATCTCACAAGGTTGAGATCAGACAAGATCGGTAGTTGAGATCAGTTAGAACGGCATTCCATGGTCTCTTTGTGTAATCAGGTTGTTTGCTGAGGCTGGCTGTTGACTCAAAACTCCTCTGGCCTTTTACCTTGTCCAGAGTTACATAAGCAGCGCATCTGAGCTAACAGGCTAGGGCCATGGTTCCTATCAGGGTCTTGATATGTTCAGAAGGACGACCAACAAAGCGATTTGTATGTCATTACCCTTATCATGCGTCTCGTAGGATGTTTTTAAACTGCTCTTTGACCTTTGCACTGACCGTCATTGACTTGGTCAACATAAATGTCATTaatatttgtttgttatttttgggACGGTCCAATGGGATATCTTACGGTGCAAAGTCTCaactctttgtttttgtgtgtgtaaaagggGAATGTATGTTCATTTtctgtttcactctttcatCTATGGCTCTTTTTCGCGAGAGATATAAGAGCATCGCAGGCATTTTAAACGTTTAGATTGGAGGTTCAAATCTCTAAAAAGCATACGTTTTTTCTTGATCAGCTCATAATTCGAAGACGTTTAAAAATAAAGGGCTTGAACAAGAGACTACAGGCTGCGCTATGGCTGTCTTTTAACtgaagcaaaacaaaacactgaTCCCATCTTCCAGGATTAAGTAAAAACATTCAGACTAACCTCTcccatctctttttctctcatttTCCCCCAGCTTCCAGAAACCCTCAAGAGAAACCAGTGAATAAACCCAACAAAAATAACGAACCAGGAAACCAGCACGGTCGGAAAAAACACAAAGCGGGGACGCCATGACCATCGGCTCTAAGAAGAAATCCACCCGGAGCTCCATGCGGATCGTCAAGTTCCTCGACGCTCCGGGCGGCTTCTACGGACGCATGTTCGAGCCCGACGAGCCCGAGGGCCCCGGGGACGCGCCGgcgtgggtgggggaggagctggggcAGGGGGATGGCGGCCCACAGACCTgcgggccggcggcggcggcggcggcgggcgcagCGTGTCCAGGCCCTGTGGACCCGGAAGGCGAGGGGTTTGACGCCAACGACGGCGTAACCGAGGGCGACGACGGAGAGACGCTCCTGCGCGTCAAGGTCAGCCGCGGCGGCCCCGGGAGccggtggagcaggaggagcagcaggaggaaaccgagagaggccccccccccggagccCGAGCTGACGGCGGGACCCCCTCCCTCGCTGGGGGTCGGGGTGACGGAAGGGCACGAGCCAATGGGAGCGCTGATTCATTTCACCGTCACGGGAGACGCAGACGACCAGGTGCTGATCAGAgacaagaagagagggagggaggaggaggaggaaggagaggaggagaggaggctgcggagggagcaggaggaagggaTGAAAACGTTGAAGAGGAACACCGTGAAGAACTACCGCAAGGTgagggacggaggggaggggggagggagggagggtttggGGAACGAagcgagcgagggagggagggggggagggaggggggaggggcagggagggagagatggacagaTTTTGACCTCTGGGAAGTGTTTTGGCTAGCTACTAccttcccacacacaaac from Gadus morhua chromosome 17, gadMor3.0, whole genome shotgun sequence includes these protein-coding regions:
- the sb:cb1058 gene encoding uncharacterized protein sb:cb1058, yielding MTIGSKKKSTRSSMRIVKFLDAPGGFYGRMFEPDEPEGPGDAPAWVGEELGQGDGGPQTCGPAAAAAAGAACPGPVDPEGEGFDANDGVTEGDDGETLLRVKVSRGGPGSRWSRRSSRRKPREAPPPEPELTAGPPPSLGVGVTEGHEPMGALIHFTVTGDADDQVLIRDKKRGREEEEEGEEERRLRREQEEGMKTLKRNTVKNYRKALDRAFRRGWEAFITNLYSITLNPVTSSPTTTPSKKHQRSIILAEFQ